The genomic DNA TGGTTTTCTGCGTTTTCTAGAGTCAACTTCAATACCTCTCCTCCTTACAATGTCCCTGCTGGTTCATCCGTGGACCTGagtgctgttgttgctcatTACGAGCAGCAGAACAAGCAGATGGAAGAGGCCCGCGTCGCTCGGATGAAGGACGGCAAAGTTGTGTCTCTATATGACTAGACAAAATTGACTctttcttcaagatcttcttaGAGCAATTCTGGGTAGCGGGCATGACAAGGGGGCGTGTTGTACATATTACTTATTCATCTATGGTAACCCCGTTAACGGTTCATTTTGCCGTTTCATTAACCAGTCTCGCTTTACCGCAGTTTACGATGAAAAGCCAGTCGATATTGCCTGGTAGTTCTTGATTTTATGCCTTTATATATGCCCCATCCCAATGCAGTGATTATGTACTCCTGAGCGTAATCTTCAATATCACTCGACCGACACCTTCCGAGTTGATGTTCACCTGTTCCTCCACATCGAGGTCATAACCATTGACATTTTTCAACACCATCAGGAACTCGTCTACTCCACCTCCCACGCCAAAATAgaccttcttcgccgctATGAGGGCTTTGCTCCGCTCTTGTTCGGTTTCAGACCGGCGAAGCAAGGCAATCAACGTCTCGGAGAAGGGCTCCAGAGATGCTGGAGAGTATATCGTCTCACTCGCTAAAATCAATGTTTTCCCTTTGCCCTGTCCGTAACTGGAGAACACCAGGTCAACAAAGGCGGAGGACCAGGCACCAGAGATGAACTCGAAGGTGATCTTCTTGTTTGCGAGATCTTTCTGAAAGCTCTCCAGGAGCTCAGGCGTGATGTCtaattcttcttcatcaggCTGGTCTCTGGGCGAAGTGTCCTCAGCCGAAGGCGGATCCCGATGCATGACTATGTAGTTCCAAGTCAAAAGCAGATTTGGAAGCGTGACTAGGCGGAGGACGGCAGAATTGTAATCTGCAAATGTGAAATGGATTTTGTTCGTCGCTGAGTCCGGTCGACGCAGTGCTTGCGCGAAGAGAGTCAGTGACGGTACCGAAGTGCCAGCACCGAGCTACTTTTTCCATCAGCTTCCATTCGAGCAATGATTGCAAATCGAAGTAGGTTAGTTGGACAAACTACGGACCTCAATAATGTGCTGGTCCTTATCCTGATGGGACAAATCTTCACTAGCAACCAATTTGGCAAGATCCACCGCACACTCCCATGTCTTGAAGCCACCTTCGTAGAAATTGGGCTTAATATCCCCTTCCTCGAGCCCAGAGATAAGctcctcattctcatggTCTGCACTGTCCTCGGCCATAAGCTGAGTCCGGATGTCGAAGACTTCTCGGCGTGCAAGCGTAAAtgttctctcttctccatgatATGCATTTATTACGAGCTTGTTGTATGATATTTGCGATGGCAATGTAGAGATCTAGAACATGGTTAGATTGAGCATATGTGGTCGAACATGAATTATCCTTCGTCGTCTGCTATTCCTCTCTCCCTATTCATCTCATCCGTTGTCTTCGAGCGCGACCCGTCGGTAGCTACCCAACTTCCCAAGAGTGACTTATAACTTACCCATTCTCCCATATCATGTCTTTGGGGTTCCATTAATCTTCCAGTGAGCTGCTTGCTGGCATCCTCCACAGCATTCATATCTCTCTCATCAATTCCACTTagatcgtcctcgtcaatgtcaatgtcaTCCCCAGAGAAACCAAAGCTGAACGCTGATGTCATTGCGCGCTTGTAGATTTATTCCTTTGCTGCTTAAGCAAGGAATTCGATCAACCTTGAACAACTTATCCGACTATTGTCTGGGAGAAGCTGATCACAATATGACAACACCTCTATGAATTCTGAATATACCAAATGTACTTGTATTCAGCAGACATTTATGGAAATATTGACGAATTGCCTTCGATTAACAAAAATTGAAGTGACAGCTCCGGCATCTAGTTCTTGATATGATCCAAGAATTCGCTAAGTCGAACTTAAGGAATATTTTGATGACTAAGCATACCTAACATAACTCAATAAATAGTTAACCAACTACTAACGATACAATGGCAATTTATCGCAATCGTAAACCGTAAAGCAAACATGAAGTAAGGTAATCTATTAAGGTTTCTCTATTCGAAAGAAATATCTGTGCTAAATTCTCGGTGGAAGCTGGATAGTCTAGGGCCAGCGCTCAGATCGAAATTCCATTACCATTAACGTGATGGTTGCCTTCGTATGTTGGGCAGAATCTATCATTTCAGCGTTATAGTGTCGTCTATGTCTGAATTCAATAGCAAtaatggaaagaaaaattaAGAAGATCCGTTCTCCAACTGCTGGCTAGCGAGAACAGCTTTCTCAAGAGCCTGGAGCGTATCGGCCTTGAGATCCTCGGCATCCTCAACACCGCAACTCATGCGGACGAGGTCATCAAAGACACCAGCAGCCTCGCGCTGATCCTTAGGAATTCCGGCGTGTGTCATGCTTGAAGGCACTTCGCAGAGACTCTCCACGCCACCCAAGCTCTCAGCAAGAGTAAAGACCTTGGTGTATTGACAGAAAAGGTGAGCGGCCTTCTGGCCTCCCTTAATACGGAAGCTCAGCATACCACCACCCATTCCCTGGCGGTGCTGCTTAATAGCAATGGCGCGATGGGGGTGTGAGTCAAGCCCCGGGTAGTTGACAGAGATAACGTGAGGCGACGCCTCGAGAGCCTTGGCGACGACTGTAGCGTTAGCCGTCGCTTCACGGGCGCGCAGATGAAGGGTCTTGAGGCCACGGTGAGCGAGCCAGCAATCGAAAGGAGATGGAACGGCCCCAATGGCATTCTGCAGAAATGTTAGACGATCCTTCAGAGCGTCAGAGTTGAAGGCTGCGACGCCCATGAGAACGTCCTATATCTGGTTAGTAAACCGTCTTGCCCGTAAACGATGCGTCACAACTTACTGAATGACCGTTGATATACTTTGTGACCGAGTGCACGACGATATCGGCTCCGTGATCTAAGGGATTCTGGACATAGGGGCTCATGAAGGTGTTGTCAACCACAACGATGATGCCATGCCGGTGCGCAACAGCAGCTACGTTGCGAATGTCGACCAAGCCAAGTGTGGGGTTGGATGGAGTCTCAATCCAGACCAGTTTGGTCTCGCCGGGGCGGATCAATGCCTCCACATCAACTTCAATGCAAGGCGAGAATGTTACATGAACACCGTGGGCCGAGGCAACCTTTGTAAAGTATCTGTGGGTTCCTCCATAGACATCGGATACCGAGACGACGTGAGAGCCTGCAGCTAGGGACTGGAGGATAGTAGCTGTAGTTGCCGATCCGGATGAGAAGGCCAGTGCATATTTTGCGTGTTCGAGGGCCGCAACAGCTTGCTCAAAGTTATCACTACGAAACATTAGCATCTATTCGTTCGTACGATCGCCTTAACTGTGTCTCGGGGCAGCCACCTACCGATTTGGGTTTGCGCTTCTGGTGTACTCATAGAGACCGACGGGGTTACCAACGCTGGTTTGCGCAAACGTTGTGGAGAGTGAAATCTACGTTGGTGATTAGTTCTTATCCTTCTACATAAGTATCGAAGGATGCAGCGCAATCCATTTGAACTCACAGGAGCAATGACGgcgccagtggtgggatcaTGAGGCGATCCAGCGTGGACAGCTAATGTGCCAAAGCGGCGGTCCTGTGCGCCTTCGCCATTCTGAGCGTGACCGTTGGAAGATGCAGTCATTGTGAACGGTCGACGACGTTGAAGACGATTTGAGGGTTGGTACAAtcagggagagaaaggaaagtgggagagagaaagaatatAGGAGGGTGAAATTTTAACAATAACCGATTTATTCGATCTAGTTATCAGTCAGAGGAGACGTTATATGAGATCACTTTaagagaagaaatccaaTAGGGTGTCGGTCCAGCGTCCTCGTGTTTATAGGAGTCAGCGATTTGCAATTAATAATAACAGATAAATATTGAACTGGAATGTGCGACGGAGGAACACAGACACATTATTATTGATTACTACAAGTTGAATTATTTTCCCTGCCCTTCGGACTCCGATTTTTGCTTTCCCTTTAAACTCTCTCGGGATTTCTTTTACGTTGCACTTCAAGGCTACAGGGCGGATCTTGTCTCCATCTGAACCAGACGTTCCCGGCACTAACCGAGTATTCGGATTCAATTGATAATCAGATCCAGCACAACGTGGATCTTGCAGATATCACCCAGGTTTGATAGATTATTGGGTAGGTTTGTTGCTTGCTGACAGGCAGATCCATGCAGTGATGTTTCATGCCTACAGATACTAGGTATCTCCATCCTTCAGTCTGAATAATGATCACAATCCACAAATAGTAAGCTGATAGGTAAACTAGCATAAACCCGGTTGATGACAAACAGACCCGAATATGGTAAGCCTACGTGATACATTCTATTTGTACTGCGGAGTACAACTTTACCTGACACTAAGTGCATACAGAGTAGTACAATTTCATTCGGATCAGAATCACGTCATTTCTGGACTTTTGTAGTCATTTTCTGACTATTATCTCATACAATACATTCAGTGTTGTCCTGTCCTCTATTCTAGCAACGCCAATGATAGGAATCATTTGTCGACTCCGTTTCCAACCCATTGTATCATCCGGCGTGTACAAAAATACAACATAGAAAGATATGGGAGTACCCTTACTAATCAACTCTCCCATCACCACCAGGACACGGGTCCCAAACCTGCCATTTGCATCGAACCCTGAATCTCACAATTAGCCAAATTAACGTTCCGTCTGAAATCGAAACGCATGGCCACATACTATGATGGAGTAGGGGGGCTTTCGTTCAATGGTTGTGCCGTCTCCTAGATCTGGGGCATTAGGAATCTGATCATGCCATTCCTCCATCTCAACTCTGAAACGGACAATTTCTCCTATGTCGAAGTAGAAGGTTGAgccatcttcattttccCAAACCCACACCTGATCGGCAATGTCACTGTTTCTTGGTGAGCCAGTATGCACCTGCGACAGTCTGGAGAAAGACGGTTGCTTACAATCGAGCGCCATCCAACAGAAGATCCGGGGGAATGAGAATATCATTGAAAAATTCTACACCAACTGCTTTTGTATTAGCATGAGCATGGTGACCGCGAGCTTGAAGCAGTTGCATACTCTTAATCCCCTGTTGAGTAGCACTAGAGATCTTGCCGAGTAGGATTTCTCCTTTGAACGGCCGGAAGACGATGAGCCGGAATTTCACTACAGAGAATCAGTAAAGCAATTATCTTCAGCTGAAAAATTATTCCAGACATACCGTTTACGTTGACCAAACCTGTGCCATGGCCTATTAATCCATCCGACGATTCTAACAAGTCATAGAATCCAATGCAAAGGCCAATTTTTTGAATGACCTGCACACGCGAACCATGTCAGTCAAAGCGACTGCCACATCGATCAGGATGACTTCACCGTACTTTATTTGCATACTTTTCGTTGATATTGTCCTCGATTGCGACAGCGCTGTACTTGGAGAAGTCTTCTGGAGAGATCTGGATAAGATCTGAGATGGTTGTCTGCCTCGCTGCAGTCAGCTTGTGTATCCAGGACAAGTTGAACTGTATTTGATCAAGGACGTCTCTCAACTGACAAGAATGAACATTTTCGAATATGTTACAGGGGAACGAGGTATCGCATGAGCACCGATCACGATATGTAGTTTCTATTTCCACACAGTCGCAGAGAGGATTAGCGGCAAGACAAAACTTGCATTCTAACAATGCAGGACGCTGAGACCGCCCCTTCTAAATTATGTTTCCAGTAATCACAGACTCATAACATCATAGAAGTGTATTTGAATATGTAGCAAGAGAAGTTCAAAAGT from Aspergillus fumigatus Af293 chromosome 8, whole genome shotgun sequence includes the following:
- a CDS encoding cystathionine gamma-lyase CYS3, whose amino-acid sequence is MTASSNGHAQNGEGAQDRRFGTLAVHAGSPHDPTTGAVIAPISLSTTFAQTSVGNPVGLYEYTRSANPNRDNFEQAVAALEHAKYALAFSSGSATTATILQSLAAGSHVVSVSDVYGGTHRYFTKVASAHGVHVTFSPCIEVDVEALIRPGETKLVWIETPSNPTLGLVDIRNVAAVAHRHGIIVVVDNTFMSPYVQNPLDHGADIVVHSVTKYINGHSDVLMGVAAFNSDALKDRLTFLQNAIGAVPSPFDCWLAHRGLKTLHLRAREATANATVVAKALEASPHVISVNYPGLDSHPHRAIAIKQHRQGMGGGMLSFRIKGGQKAAHLFCQYTKVFTLAESLGGVESLCEVPSSMTHAGIPKDQREAAGVFDDLVRMSCGVEDAEDLKADTLQALEKAVLASQQLENGSS
- a CDS encoding DNA-directed RNA polymerase III subunit RPC25, whose amino-acid sequence is MFILTTISDLIQISPEDFSKYSAVAIEDNINEKYANKVIQKIGLCIGFYDLLESSDGLIGHGTGLVNVNVKFRLIVFRPFKGEILLGKISSATQQGIKIGVEFFNDILIPPDLLLDGARFDIADQVWVWENEDGSTFYFDIGEIVRFRVEMEEWHDQIPNAPDLGDGTTIERKPPYSIIVCGHAFRFQTER
- a CDS encoding protein-histidine N-methyltransferase; protein product: MTSAFSFGFSGDDIDIDEDDLSGIDERDMNAVEDASKQLTGRLMEPQRHDMGEWISTLPSQISYNKLVINAYHGEERTFTLARREVFDIRTQLMAEDSADHENEELISGLEEGDIKPNFYEGGFKTWECAVDLAKLVASEDLSHQDKDQHIIELGAGTSVPSLTLFAQALRRPDSATNKIHFTFADYNSAVLRLVTLPNLLLTWNYIVMHRDPPSAEDTSPRDQPDEEELDITPELLESFQKDLANKKITFEFISGAWSSAFVDLVFSSYGQGKGKTLILASETIYSPASLEPFSETLIALLRRSETEQERSKALIAAKKVYFGVGGGVDEFLMVLKNVNGYDLDVEEQVNINSEGVGRVILKITLRST